TTTCGTTGCGGGAGATAATCCTTGTACTGCTGCGGCGAAAGTGGATCATAGCCGGCATCACGGCGGCATCGCTTATGGTGGCGGCAATACTGAGCTGGTGGGTCCTATCCACTGTCTACGAGGCTAGGGTAGCGATAGGTGTACCCATTCAACCACCTCCAGCGCCTCAGGGGGCGCCCACGGTGGAAACGGTGGTGAGGGCTACGGGTGGGCCGCTCAACCTGACCGCGGAGGGGTACCGGCTGCTCATCAAGCATCCTGTCGTGCTGCAGGCGG
The genomic region above belongs to Bacillota bacterium and contains:
- a CDS encoding Wzz/FepE/Etk N-terminal domain-containing protein; the protein is MAEEEVSLREIILVLLRRKWIIAGITAASLMVAAILSWWVLSTVYEARVAIGVPIQPPPAPQGAPTVETVVRATGGPLNLTAEGYRLLIKHPVVLQAALEKVGAKTTVREFADAVATKVVKDTSVIEITVQDQDPALAAKLANALAEEYIRYVGELGSAQSKRAASVLEGQ